In Dendropsophus ebraccatus isolate aDenEbr1 chromosome 14, aDenEbr1.pat, whole genome shotgun sequence, the following proteins share a genomic window:
- the LOC138772184 gene encoding E3 ubiquitin/ISG15 ligase TRIM25-like, translated as MEEEKQLVLRLQAQDLSCTVCISRYVHPCTIPCGHTFCKGCIEKYWDENTKWNCPVCQKSFKERPELNKNTDLSNLLEALQTQDSRAHEHCPSCNGAEALRLCLPCGAPLCQDHLLLHQDPTGRQRHLLVSLPTTPWPCRQHSMGLEYFCVHHSTPLCSTCATQHDECQPVPLMELYKTKRANIEKMINHIEQRITSKEHAIRSQQDAYREIQIVICDIKDNLTRDFREMRDYLEKQERAAFWRMKQEQDGAQREMSRLVENLIAEHNDMKKRKMELEEQLENDWISMLMNVGPEVTFTSPSVSQSPYTFDENRIVDTTDAVTQMKRSLLSHVMLEDAPCPPKQVLEDLVLFPGSAQPQEPEANASLPVKAPSRLLQWATVVSFDPGTVSCRLSLSPDFKTVTVADKNYSYPKNERRFTSCQALCSEGFFTGCIYWEVNTADSDRWGIGVAASEIAKHQQLGDNDLSWCVKWNKERLSAWHKSAETLIPLPRPSVVGVLLDCNEKLVSFYSVSPDTEILIHTFKIHFQTQIFPAVWLFGLTKGKSLTIQDIK; from the exons atggaggaggagaagcagcTGGTGCTGAGACTTCAGGCCCAGGACCTGTCGTGCACGGTCTGTATCAGTCGCTATGTGCACCCCTGCACCATCCCCTGCGGGCACACCTTCTGCAAGGGCTGCATAGAGAAGTACTGGGATGAGAACACCAAGTGGAACTGCCCTGTATGCCAGAAGAGCTTCAAGGAGCGACCTGAGCTCAACAAGAACACCGACCTGTCTAACCTGCTGGAGGCGCTGCAGACCCAGGACAGCAGAGCTCATGAGCACTGCCCATCCTGTAATGGAGCCGAAGCCCTGAGACTGTGCCTCCCCTGCGGGGCCCCACTGTGCCAGGATCACCTGCTGCTTCACCAAGACCCAACAGGGCgccagcgccacctgctggtcaGTCTCCCCACTACACCATGGCCCTGCCGGCAGCACAGTATGGGCCTTGAATACTTCTGTGTACATCACAGCACCCCCCTGTGTTCAACCTGTGCTACCCAGCATGACGAGTGTCAGCCTGTGCCCCTGATGGAGCTGTACAAGACGAAAAGG GCAAATATTGAGAAGATGATCAATCACATCGAGCAAAGGATCACAAGTAAGGAGCATGCCATCCGCAGCCAGCAGGATGCCTACCGTGAGATCCAG ATTGTGATCTGTGATATTAAGGATAATCTGACCCGGGACTTCAGGGAAATGCGGGACTATCTGGAGAAACAGGAGCGCGCCGCCTTCTGGAGAATGAAGCAGGAACAGGACGGGGCACAGAGGGAGATGTCACGCCTGGTCGAGAATCTGATCGCTGAGCACAATGacatgaagaagaggaagatgGAACTGGAGGAGCAACTGGAGAACGATTGGATATCAATGCTGATG AATGTTGGACCTGAGGTGACCTTCACATCGCCGTCGGTGTCTCAGAGCCCGTACACATTTGATGAGAACCGGATTGTGGACACCACTGATGCCGTGACTCAAATGAAGCGAAGCCTACTGTCTCACGTAATGCTGGAGgacgccccctgccccccaaaaCAGG TGCTGGAGGACTTGGTGTTATTTCCTGGATCCGCACAGcctcaggagccagaagccaATGCTAGTCTCCCAGTGAAAGCCCCCAGCCGACTGCTGCAGT GGGCGACTGTTGTCTCTTTTGACCCAGGTACCGTCAGCTGTCGCTTGTCTCTTTCCCCGGACTTTAAGACGGTGACCGTGGCCGATAAAAACTATTCCTACCCAAAGAATGAGCGCAGGTTCACCAGCTGCCAAGCTCTCTGCTCGGAAGGCTTTTTTACTGGATGCATCTACTGGGAGGTCAATACCGCAGACAGTGACAGATGGGGTATTGGGGTGGCGGCATCAGAAATTGCCAAACACCAACAACTTGGAGACAACGACTTGTCCTGGTGCGTAAAATGGAACAAGGAGCGTCTGAGTGCCTGGCATAAGAGCGCGGAAACCCTGATCCCGCTGCCACGACCCTCTGTAGTGGGCGTACTCCTCGACTGCAATGAAAAGCTTGTCTCCTTCTATTCTGTGTCCCCGGACACTGAGATCCTAATCCACACATTCAAGATCCATTTCCAGACACAAATCTTTCCTGCTGTTTGGTTGTTTGGTCTTACGAAAGGAAAATCTCTGACAATACAAGACATAAAATAA